The segment GGGGGGGGGGGGCAGGGGGCCCTCGTGGCCGGCGCAGTGATGGGCAGGGCCGCGGTGATCGACGGCCTCTACGCCTCCCAAGCATCTAGCTACGGAGCTGAAGCGAGGGGTACGCTCAGCCTGTGCGAAGTAGTGGTCTCAGACGAGCCCATAGACTACCCCTTCGCCCATAGGCTGGACGCCCTAGCGGTCATGAGCTCCAAGGCCTCCAGGGTGGTGAGGAGGCTTAAGCCGAGGGGGCTCCTAGTCGTAGACTGGTCCGTGGAGCTTCAGGCGCCGGCGCCGAGCGAAGCGAGGGTGGTCAGGCTGAGGGCGTTTAAGGAGGCCGAGGAGAAGCTGGGGAGGGCGTTGTTGGGGAACCTCGTGCTAGTCGGGGCGCTATCTAGGCTGCTGGGCCTCCCTAGCCTAAGGGCCCTCGAGAGGGCCGTGGTGCTAGAGCTGCCTGAGGATAAGCCTAGGCTTAGGGAGGCCGCTGGGCCGAGGGCCATTAGGCTGGGCTTCGAGCTAGCAGGGCTAGCTGAGCCGCTACGCTAGCAGGCTCGCGCCAGGGCGCGGCGCAGCGGCTAGCGAAAAGTCTATGAGCAGTGGGCGGGCCCTAGCCGTTGATGGCTGGCCTCAGCAAGAAGCTGCGCAGCCCAGTCTGCTTTAGCGAGGTGGCCCTCGTAGGCG is part of the Candidatus Nezhaarchaeota archaeon genome and harbors:
- a CDS encoding 2-oxoacid:acceptor oxidoreductase family protein, which gives rise to GGGGQGALVAGAVMGRAAVIDGLYASQASSYGAEARGTLSLCEVVVSDEPIDYPFAHRLDALAVMSSKASRVVRRLKPRGLLVVDWSVELQAPAPSEARVVRLRAFKEAEEKLGRALLGNLVLVGALSRLLGLPSLRALERAVVLELPEDKPRLREAAGPRAIRLGFELAGLAEPLR